A single genomic interval of Flavihumibacter rivuli harbors:
- a CDS encoding MFS transporter: MPRNTKTILFLLAALNFTHILDFMIMMPLGNYLMPFFSINPKQFTNLVGAYTLSAAISGFAAAFFVDRFDRKKVLIIAYSGFLVGTLACGLAPSYHLLLLARLVAGLFGGLIGAQVLSIISDIFPYEERGKAMGAVMSAFAVASTFGVPFALYLANIISWHAPFILVAVLGLALVPLLNKHIPAITAHIDTSEEARPMKVLTEVLANRKQVLALLFSGLIMMGHFLIIPFINPFMEFNLGYTKSQTPLVYLVGGVASFFAANILGRFADKYGKLKVFSICIFLSLAMVYILTNLPKWPLALVLALFGIWFVLATGRGVTAQAMVSNVVEPAKRGGFMSFNSSLQQFGTSAASFIAGLLVVNDAEGRILHYEWLGYLSIIILLAAFVLGRYLFGKMEQVPKPSAVS; this comes from the coding sequence TTGCCCAGAAATACCAAGACCATACTATTCCTGCTGGCGGCACTGAACTTTACCCATATCCTTGATTTCATGATCATGATGCCATTGGGTAATTACCTCATGCCTTTCTTCTCCATCAATCCCAAGCAGTTCACCAACCTGGTAGGTGCCTATACGCTTTCCGCTGCGATCAGTGGGTTTGCTGCTGCTTTTTTTGTGGACAGGTTCGATAGGAAGAAGGTCCTGATCATCGCTTATTCAGGATTCCTGGTGGGTACCCTGGCCTGTGGCTTGGCGCCATCCTATCACCTGTTACTTTTGGCAAGGTTGGTGGCAGGCCTGTTCGGGGGATTGATCGGTGCCCAGGTATTGTCCATCATCAGCGATATTTTTCCTTATGAAGAGCGGGGTAAGGCAATGGGGGCAGTAATGTCGGCCTTTGCTGTAGCTTCTACTTTTGGTGTGCCTTTCGCCCTTTACCTGGCCAATATCATCTCCTGGCACGCGCCATTTATACTGGTGGCTGTGCTGGGCCTTGCACTGGTGCCCCTGCTCAATAAACATATCCCGGCCATTACTGCGCATATTGATACCAGTGAGGAAGCACGGCCAATGAAGGTATTAACTGAAGTACTTGCCAACCGCAAACAGGTGCTGGCGCTATTGTTTTCCGGCCTCATCATGATGGGGCATTTCCTGATCATCCCATTCATCAACCCTTTCATGGAATTCAATCTTGGGTATACCAAATCACAGACCCCTTTGGTTTACCTGGTAGGAGGGGTGGCCTCTTTCTTCGCTGCCAATATCCTTGGGCGATTTGCGGATAAGTATGGTAAGCTGAAGGTTTTCTCCATTTGTATTTTCCTTTCACTGGCGATGGTTTATATCCTGACCAACCTGCCGAAGTGGCCCCTTGCCCTGGTGCTGGCACTGTTTGGGATATGGTTTGTGTTGGCAACCGGCAGGGGGGTAACTGCCCAGGCCATGGTTAGCAATGTGGTGGAGCCGGCCAAACGTGGCGGCTTCATGAGTTTTAACAGCAGCCTGCAACAATTCGGGACCAGCGCAGCATCCTTCATAGCAGGCTTACTGGTAGTGAATGATGCTGAGGGAAGGATCCTTCATTATGAGTGGTTAGGCTACCTCAGCATTATTATCCTGCTTGCTGCGTTTGTGCTTGGCCGTTATTTATTCGGGAAAATGGAGCAGGTCCCCAAACCCAGCGCAGTTTCCTGA
- a CDS encoding alpha/beta hydrolase → MNARSFLTIIFTAFSLAAAAASVDTVTINSASMHKGIKAVVIMPDANGSTAKKFPVVYLLHGYSDNYAGWINKVPKIKALADQLQIIIVCPDGGFSSWYWNSPKDKDYQYETHITKELVPYIESHYPARAGRKARAITGLSMGGHGGFWLGIRHPDLFGAFGSMSGGLDIRPFPGNWDISKRIGDTSCCAGNWEEYSVINHLAELKEGQQQIIIDCGLGDFFLDVNRATHQKLMELKISHDYIERPGAHNWQYWANAIEYQLLFFRNYFYNGN, encoded by the coding sequence ATGAATGCCCGTTCTTTCCTTACCATCATTTTTACTGCTTTTTCATTGGCAGCAGCGGCCGCCAGCGTGGACACGGTTACTATCAATAGTGCCAGTATGCATAAAGGGATCAAGGCCGTAGTGATCATGCCGGATGCAAATGGTTCTACAGCTAAAAAATTCCCGGTGGTTTACCTCTTGCACGGGTATAGCGACAATTATGCCGGCTGGATCAACAAGGTTCCTAAAATAAAAGCACTGGCAGACCAGCTGCAAATTATCATTGTATGCCCCGATGGTGGATTCAGTAGTTGGTATTGGAACAGCCCGAAGGATAAGGACTATCAATACGAAACCCATATCACAAAAGAATTGGTACCCTATATAGAATCCCATTACCCGGCCCGGGCCGGGAGGAAGGCAAGGGCAATCACAGGCCTTAGTATGGGTGGACATGGTGGCTTTTGGCTGGGCATCCGTCACCCGGACTTGTTTGGGGCTTTTGGCAGTATGAGTGGTGGGCTGGATATCCGTCCCTTCCCCGGGAACTGGGACATCAGTAAACGTATAGGCGATACCAGTTGCTGTGCTGGGAACTGGGAGGAGTATTCGGTCATCAACCACCTGGCCGAACTAAAGGAAGGTCAACAACAGATCATCATTGATTGCGGACTGGGGGATTTCTTCCTCGATGTCAACAGGGCTACCCACCAGAAGCTGATGGAATTGAAGATCAGCCACGATTATATTGAAAGACCGGGCGCCCACAACTGGCAATATTGGGCCAATGCCATTGAGTACCAATTGCTCTTCTTCCGTAATTACTTCTATAACGGGAATTGA
- a CDS encoding M1 family metallopeptidase: protein MRRLLVACLGLLTSSAFAQNIQNNPGSNHGNKFEQLGTTLPTPNEYRTASGAPGPKYWQQRADYDIKAELDEEKLRLTGSETITYFNNSPDELTYLWLQLDENEHSSKNNANYQDPTSMGAQSVDLMMNRMEDAENDFGVNITKLTDATGKPLKYVVNKTMMRINLPTPLKPGQKFIFKVDWNYKISDRMKEGGRGGYEYFPEDGNYLFTISQWYPRLCVYSDFQGWQNHQFTGRGEFALTFGNFKVQMTVPADHVVGSTGECLNYAQVLTPAQMARWQKAQTAKDVVEIVTLDEAKAAEKNKSKAKKTWIYKADNVRDFAWTSSRKFVWDALPANVEGKKVMCMSFYGKEAYGLYRPFSTKAVAHTIKTYSKFTIPYPYPVAQSVEAANGMEYPMICFNYGRTEKDGSYSENTKYGMLGVIIHEVGHNFFPMIINSDERQWSWMDEGLNTFVEYLTEELWDNKFPSRRGAAAYITDYMKLPKDQLEPIMTNSENIIQFGPNAYSKPATGLNILRETVMGRELFDYAFKEYARRWAFKHPTPADLFRTLEDASGEDLDWFWRGWFYSTDATDIALDSVRYLRPEFGAPPSRGTTTTTKLAKPQVNAFEDISKVRNREDKNIVFEVDRDTTLRDFYWRYARGLEPYDTTSYSVPVQNNLEQADDALKAKYANKHIYECTFSNKGGLVMPVIVEFTYADGSKEVDRIPAQIWRKNENKVTKVYIKDKEVKSIKLDPMKETADINESNNNWPVNAEPSKFQLYKLKQGVRGQSTGINPMQKAEEKKKEKKAF from the coding sequence ATGAGAAGACTACTTGTAGCATGTTTAGGGCTTTTGACCAGCAGTGCATTTGCCCAGAACATCCAGAACAATCCTGGGTCCAACCATGGTAACAAGTTCGAGCAATTGGGAACTACCCTTCCCACCCCGAACGAGTACCGCACCGCAAGTGGAGCCCCAGGCCCTAAGTATTGGCAACAGCGCGCAGACTACGACATCAAGGCAGAATTGGATGAAGAGAAACTGCGCCTCACCGGTTCTGAGACCATTACTTATTTCAACAACTCACCGGACGAACTCACTTACCTCTGGCTGCAGTTGGATGAAAACGAACACAGTTCCAAGAATAATGCTAACTACCAGGATCCCACCAGCATGGGTGCCCAGTCTGTTGACCTCATGATGAACAGGATGGAAGATGCTGAGAATGATTTTGGTGTAAACATCACCAAACTGACAGATGCCACCGGCAAACCACTGAAGTATGTGGTGAACAAGACCATGATGCGCATCAACCTGCCCACTCCCCTGAAGCCGGGGCAGAAATTCATCTTCAAGGTAGATTGGAACTACAAGATCTCCGACCGCATGAAAGAAGGTGGCCGCGGAGGGTACGAGTATTTCCCTGAAGATGGCAACTACCTGTTCACCATCAGCCAGTGGTACCCCCGTCTTTGTGTGTACAGTGATTTCCAGGGCTGGCAGAACCACCAGTTCACCGGTCGTGGTGAATTCGCCCTGACCTTCGGTAACTTCAAAGTGCAAATGACCGTACCCGCAGATCACGTGGTGGGCTCAACCGGCGAGTGCCTGAACTATGCCCAGGTGTTGACACCTGCACAAATGGCCCGCTGGCAGAAAGCCCAGACAGCCAAGGATGTAGTGGAGATCGTTACCCTGGATGAAGCCAAGGCCGCGGAAAAAAACAAGAGCAAGGCCAAGAAAACCTGGATCTACAAGGCCGATAATGTTCGTGACTTCGCCTGGACCTCTTCCCGTAAGTTTGTTTGGGATGCATTGCCCGCCAATGTGGAAGGCAAGAAAGTAATGTGTATGAGTTTCTATGGCAAGGAAGCCTATGGCCTCTACCGTCCCTTCTCTACCAAGGCAGTTGCGCATACCATCAAGACCTATTCCAAGTTTACCATTCCCTACCCTTACCCTGTAGCACAGAGTGTTGAGGCTGCTAACGGTATGGAATACCCGATGATCTGCTTCAACTACGGTCGTACCGAAAAAGACGGCTCTTACAGCGAGAACACCAAGTATGGTATGCTGGGCGTGATCATCCACGAAGTAGGCCATAACTTCTTCCCCATGATCATCAACAGTGATGAACGCCAGTGGAGCTGGATGGATGAAGGCCTGAACACCTTCGTTGAATACCTGACAGAAGAACTGTGGGACAATAAGTTCCCCAGTCGCCGTGGTGCAGCAGCCTATATCACCGACTACATGAAGCTTCCCAAGGACCAACTGGAGCCCATCATGACCAATAGTGAGAACATCATCCAGTTTGGCCCCAATGCCTACTCCAAGCCGGCAACCGGCCTGAACATACTCCGTGAAACCGTTATGGGCCGTGAGCTGTTTGATTATGCTTTCAAAGAGTATGCACGTCGCTGGGCATTCAAGCACCCCACTCCTGCTGACCTGTTCCGCACCCTGGAAGACGCCAGCGGTGAAGACCTGGATTGGTTCTGGAGGGGCTGGTTCTACAGCACGGATGCAACCGATATCGCCCTTGATTCCGTTCGCTACCTGCGTCCTGAATTTGGCGCTCCACCTTCAAGGGGAACTACCACTACCACTAAACTGGCCAAGCCCCAGGTGAATGCCTTCGAAGACATCAGCAAGGTTCGTAACCGTGAGGACAAGAATATTGTCTTTGAAGTGGACAGGGATACCACCCTACGTGATTTCTACTGGAGGTATGCAAGGGGTCTGGAGCCATACGATACCACTTCCTATTCTGTTCCCGTTCAAAACAACCTGGAGCAGGCGGACGATGCGTTGAAGGCCAAGTATGCCAACAAGCATATCTATGAGTGCACCTTCAGCAATAAGGGCGGATTGGTAATGCCCGTGATAGTTGAGTTCACCTATGCCGATGGCAGCAAGGAAGTTGACCGTATCCCTGCCCAGATCTGGCGTAAGAACGAGAACAAGGTTACCAAAGTCTACATCAAGGATAAGGAAGTAAAGTCCATTAAACTTGACCCCATGAAGGAAACCGCTGACATCAATGAAAGCAACAACAACTGGCCAGTGAATGCTGAGCCAAGCAAGTTCCAGTTGTACAAATTGAAGCAGGGGGTTCGCGGCCAGAGCACCGGTATCAACCCGATGCAAAAAGCCGAAGAAAAGAAGAAAGAAAAGAAAGCCTTCTAA
- a CDS encoding HupE/UreJ family protein, with product MADFNLYFSLGVDHILTWDALDHILFVAALCLRYQWKDWKLVAIMVTAFTIGHSITLALSVLGIFKLPVAWIEFLIPLTIAGTAANNLVVARKEQKARFPVIYFFALFFGMIHGLAYANLLLDLEGNTNLTSHLLAFNLGIEVAQLLVVAVVLTLSFIFVQLLKLPRLWWIATVSVMILLFSLKMATERIPDTGTTQTA from the coding sequence ATGGCGGATTTTAACCTTTACTTCAGTCTTGGGGTGGACCATATCCTCACCTGGGACGCTTTGGATCATATTTTGTTTGTAGCGGCTCTGTGTTTGCGATACCAGTGGAAAGACTGGAAGCTGGTGGCCATCATGGTAACCGCTTTCACCATTGGCCATAGCATAACCCTTGCCCTAAGTGTGCTGGGGATATTCAAGCTTCCCGTAGCCTGGATTGAATTCCTGATCCCCCTTACCATCGCCGGAACAGCAGCCAATAACCTGGTAGTGGCCAGGAAGGAGCAAAAAGCCAGGTTCCCGGTGATTTATTTTTTCGCCCTGTTCTTTGGCATGATCCATGGACTGGCCTATGCCAACCTCCTGCTTGACCTGGAGGGCAATACCAACCTGACTTCCCACCTACTGGCATTTAACCTTGGAATTGAAGTTGCCCAGCTGTTGGTGGTAGCGGTAGTATTAACCTTATCATTTATATTCGTCCAATTATTGAAACTGCCCCGTTTATGGTGGATTGCCACAGTTTCAGTAATGATCCTGCTGTTTTCCCTGAAAATGGCGACAGAAAGGATCCCCGATACCGGAACAACTCAAACAGCATAA
- a CDS encoding DUF6702 family protein gives MAGLVSLFHPFYVGVTEINHNAGEKTLEISVKLFVDDFESALKKSNNAIVDLAQPKDKAATDQMITRYLQQHIQLKVNGKPVSLEYIGYEKEREAAWCYVQVGNIPSVSKLEINNSLLYDSYDKQINIMHVTVNGQRKSNKLVYPDTKTIFEF, from the coding sequence ATGGCTGGATTGGTATCCCTTTTCCACCCCTTCTATGTTGGGGTGACGGAGATCAATCACAATGCCGGGGAGAAAACACTTGAGATCAGTGTAAAACTTTTCGTGGATGATTTCGAGTCCGCCCTGAAAAAATCAAATAATGCCATTGTTGACCTGGCGCAGCCCAAAGACAAAGCCGCAACTGACCAGATGATCACCCGTTACCTTCAGCAACACATTCAGTTAAAGGTCAATGGTAAGCCGGTAAGCCTGGAATATATTGGTTATGAAAAGGAAAGGGAAGCGGCCTGGTGTTATGTGCAGGTGGGGAATATCCCCTCCGTTTCAAAACTGGAGATCAACAACAGTTTGCTCTACGATTCCTACGATAAGCAGATCAATATCATGCATGTTACTGTAAATGGCCAGCGGAAAAGCAATAAACTGGTATATCCTGATACGAAGACCATATTTGAGTTTTGA
- a CDS encoding hemolysin family protein, with product MTEILLVLGLIIINGLFSMAEIALVSSRRARLESQALKGDARAKEALKLASHPDTFLSTVQIGITLIGILTGIFSGENIKGDVAAFFANIPVLAPYSNGIATAVVVIIITYLSLVLGELLPKRIGLSDPEKIAKMVAAPMRVLSKITHPFVWLLSKSTHLLARLMNIQPSDTQVTEEEIKAIISEGTEQGTIAEAEQEIIERVFHLGDRNITSLMTHRSDIIWFDLNDNEVSIKEKIVKEPHSVYPICDSDLDNIKGVVSIKDLYISNDMTLFKHIMKPAMFVPENNTAYRVLEKFKESKNHSCFIVDEYGSVQGMITLNDILEAIVGDLPQQDIQDYEIIAREDGSFLVDGQIPFYDFLSRFEMTDWMHEGEQEFNTLAGFILHKLERIPQTGDTLEWKGFRFEIIDMDSLRIDKILVHISEEIKENMDD from the coding sequence ATGACTGAGATTCTATTAGTATTAGGTTTGATCATCATAAACGGTCTCTTTTCCATGGCGGAGATCGCCTTGGTATCATCCCGCAGGGCCAGGCTCGAAAGCCAGGCACTGAAAGGTGATGCAAGGGCAAAGGAAGCCCTGAAACTGGCCAGCCATCCGGATACTTTTCTCTCGACGGTGCAAATAGGCATCACCTTGATCGGTATCCTGACCGGTATTTTCTCCGGGGAAAATATCAAGGGCGATGTGGCTGCCTTTTTTGCCAATATCCCTGTACTCGCCCCCTACAGCAATGGTATCGCCACAGCTGTAGTGGTGATCATCATCACTTACCTCAGTTTGGTATTAGGGGAATTGCTACCAAAGAGAATTGGCCTCTCTGATCCTGAAAAGATCGCTAAAATGGTAGCTGCCCCTATGCGGGTACTCAGCAAGATCACCCATCCCTTCGTATGGCTGCTGAGCAAGTCCACCCATCTGCTGGCCAGGCTCATGAATATACAACCCAGCGACACACAGGTTACGGAAGAAGAGATCAAGGCCATCATCAGTGAAGGAACCGAACAGGGTACCATCGCAGAAGCAGAACAGGAGATCATTGAGCGGGTATTCCATTTGGGTGACAGGAATATCACCTCCCTCATGACCCATCGCAGTGATATCATCTGGTTCGACCTGAACGACAATGAAGTTTCTATTAAGGAAAAGATCGTCAAGGAACCCCATTCGGTTTACCCTATCTGTGATAGTGATCTTGACAATATTAAAGGGGTGGTTTCGATCAAGGACCTCTACATCTCCAATGACATGACCCTGTTCAAGCATATTATGAAGCCGGCCATGTTCGTGCCGGAGAACAATACCGCCTACAGGGTGCTGGAGAAGTTCAAGGAATCGAAGAACCACTCCTGCTTCATCGTGGATGAATACGGCAGCGTACAGGGCATGATCACGCTGAACGATATCCTGGAAGCCATTGTGGGTGATCTACCGCAACAAGACATACAGGATTATGAGATCATAGCCCGGGAAGATGGCAGTTTCCTTGTTGATGGCCAGATCCCCTTCTATGACTTCCTTTCCCGCTTTGAAATGACCGACTGGATGCATGAAGGTGAGCAGGAGTTCAATACCCTGGCAGGTTTTATTCTGCACAAGCTGGAGCGCATACCACAGACCGGTGATACCCTGGAATGGAAGGGCTTCCGGTTTGAGATCATTGATATGGATTCCCTCCGGATCGATAAGATCCTTGTCCATATTTCAGAAGAGATCAAGGAGAATATGGATGATTGA
- a CDS encoding phosphatase PAP2 family protein: MDLIDRLLQYDKELMISINSKWDNPVLDFVCQHIRETYFWAPLYLFFITLAVINFGKKGWLWVLAAIATVALTDQVSSNLIKNNIIRLRPCRDQEIAHQIRFFINYCPGSSSFTSSHATNHFGITTFIVATLRPYLGNPILWLFLASAAVCYAQVYVGVHYPIDVICGATIGTAIGYGMSRIFNNKIGLPTL; encoded by the coding sequence ATGGATCTGATCGACAGGCTATTACAATATGACAAGGAACTGATGATAAGCATCAACAGCAAATGGGACAACCCGGTGCTGGATTTCGTGTGCCAACACATCAGGGAAACCTATTTCTGGGCACCTCTCTACCTGTTCTTTATCACGCTGGCCGTGATCAACTTCGGTAAAAAAGGATGGCTATGGGTGCTGGCAGCCATTGCTACCGTCGCCTTAACGGACCAGGTCAGCAGCAACCTTATCAAGAACAATATCATCAGGCTGCGACCCTGCCGTGACCAGGAGATCGCCCACCAGATCCGTTTCTTTATCAATTATTGCCCAGGCAGCAGCAGTTTTACTTCATCACACGCAACCAACCATTTCGGGATCACCACTTTTATCGTGGCTACCCTCAGGCCCTACCTGGGCAATCCAATACTTTGGCTTTTCCTGGCATCGGCCGCTGTGTGCTACGCGCAGGTATATGTGGGGGTACATTACCCTATCGACGTAATTTGTGGCGCTACCATCGGAACAGCCATTGGCTATGGCATGAGCCGTATCTTCAACAATAAAATCGGCTTGCCAACCCTTTAA
- a CDS encoding LTA synthase family protein, whose translation MKNISRIVLWVLGIAFVLLAAMSAARLFTYYTFKLPGTADGPLGRAFWLGFRYDARVVAIIGLLVLLLTLIPALDPFRNKRSLVFWKVFFFIVCLILSSFYIIDFLHYRYLNQRLNASALSFLEDAGISATMVWQTYPVLRLLLGIAVLTWAMARLIIWLYKVIGNARPGVSKRNLVLSWVACFLLLGLAVFGRAGQYPLRWSDAFNMGNDFYANIALNPLQSFFSSFKFRTSSYDLAKVRAAYPQVANYLGVTRPDSVQLNFTRDVAPDSVYNWKGNGQPNVVLVICESFSGYKSSMWGNPLNTTPYFAELCKQGIFFDNCFTPLIGTAKGVWATITGIPDVELVKTASRNPMMVDQHTIINDFKGYEKYYFLGGSTSWANIRGILTNNIQGLHLYEEDDYSVPKIDVWGISDKNLFLEADKVLKKEKHPFFAIIQTADNHRPYTIPEEDREAVGLMQFPKDSLTKYGFESNEELNAFRYTDYCFRKFVEAAKQSPYFQNTIFAFIGDHGIAGNAGPLFPKSWTDNGLSANHVPFLVYAPGKLDPQRIHAAASQVDVMPTLAGVANIPYTNTTLGRDLLARQAADSGQSNKAFIMDYNNKTLGVIRPPYYYNRKLQGKASVMAWAEIDRPQSGEAPASQDFEFWSTAFYETSRYMLLNNKKKGATK comes from the coding sequence ATGAAAAATATTTCAAGGATCGTTCTGTGGGTGTTAGGGATTGCCTTTGTTTTACTGGCGGCCATGTCTGCAGCACGATTGTTTACTTATTATACTTTTAAATTGCCCGGAACAGCTGACGGACCCCTTGGGAGGGCTTTCTGGCTGGGCTTTCGCTATGATGCGAGGGTGGTTGCCATCATTGGCTTACTGGTCCTCCTGCTTACCCTTATACCTGCCCTTGACCCTTTCCGCAATAAGCGATCCCTTGTTTTTTGGAAGGTTTTCTTTTTTATTGTCTGCCTTATTTTGAGTTCCTTCTATATCATTGACTTCCTCCATTACCGCTACCTCAACCAGCGCCTTAATGCAAGTGCCCTGAGTTTCCTGGAAGATGCCGGTATTTCTGCCACTATGGTCTGGCAAACCTATCCCGTTTTGCGGTTGCTGTTGGGGATAGCCGTTCTGACCTGGGCCATGGCCAGGCTGATCATTTGGTTGTACAAGGTCATCGGCAATGCCAGGCCTGGCGTGAGTAAACGAAATCTGGTATTGAGCTGGGTGGCTTGTTTCCTTTTGTTAGGGTTGGCTGTTTTCGGAAGGGCAGGGCAGTACCCGCTCCGCTGGAGCGATGCCTTCAACATGGGTAATGACTTCTATGCCAATATAGCCCTAAACCCTCTCCAATCCTTTTTCAGTTCCTTCAAGTTCAGGACATCCTCCTATGACCTGGCTAAGGTGAGGGCCGCCTACCCCCAGGTAGCCAATTACCTGGGCGTTACCAGGCCGGATAGCGTACAACTCAATTTTACCAGGGATGTGGCTCCCGATTCTGTCTATAATTGGAAAGGCAATGGCCAGCCCAATGTGGTCCTCGTGATCTGTGAGAGTTTTAGCGGATACAAGAGTTCCATGTGGGGGAACCCACTGAATACAACGCCCTATTTCGCCGAGCTCTGTAAGCAGGGGATTTTCTTTGATAATTGTTTTACCCCGCTCATCGGCACGGCAAAAGGGGTGTGGGCTACCATCACCGGTATCCCCGATGTGGAATTGGTCAAAACGGCCAGCAGGAACCCAATGATGGTGGACCAGCACACCATCATCAATGATTTCAAAGGCTATGAAAAATATTATTTCCTGGGCGGTAGCACCAGCTGGGCGAATATCCGTGGTATTCTCACCAATAATATCCAGGGACTGCATTTGTATGAGGAAGATGATTATTCCGTTCCCAAAATTGATGTTTGGGGAATCAGTGATAAGAATCTTTTCCTGGAAGCGGATAAGGTGTTGAAAAAGGAGAAGCATCCATTCTTTGCCATCATCCAGACCGCTGACAACCATCGGCCGTATACCATTCCTGAAGAGGATAGGGAGGCCGTGGGCCTGATGCAGTTCCCGAAGGACAGCCTTACCAAGTATGGGTTCGAATCGAATGAGGAACTAAATGCCTTCCGTTACACAGATTATTGTTTCAGGAAGTTCGTGGAAGCGGCTAAACAATCGCCCTATTTCCAGAATACCATCTTCGCCTTTATCGGGGATCATGGGATTGCGGGAAATGCAGGCCCCCTGTTTCCCAAATCATGGACGGATAATGGTCTTTCTGCGAACCATGTGCCTTTCCTTGTTTATGCACCGGGAAAACTTGATCCCCAGCGGATCCATGCAGCGGCCTCCCAGGTAGATGTGATGCCTACTCTGGCAGGGGTGGCCAATATCCCCTATACCAATACTACCCTTGGGAGGGACCTCCTGGCTCGTCAGGCTGCTGATAGCGGGCAGTCGAACAAGGCTTTTATCATGGACTACAACAACAAGACCCTCGGGGTTATCCGGCCACCCTACTACTATAACCGGAAGTTGCAGGGCAAGGCCAGTGTTATGGCCTGGGCAGAAATCGACAGGCCCCAGTCAGGCGAGGCTCCGGCTTCGCAGGACTTTGAGTTCTGGTCAACTGCCTTTTACGAGACCTCCCGTTACATGTTGCTGAATAACAAAAAGAAAGGAGCGACAAAATGA
- a CDS encoding class I SAM-dependent methyltransferase has product MSTGSWFQHWFNSPYYHQLYFKRDEAEAAQFIHNLIGLLQPAAGSRMLDVCCGKGRHARTLASHGFDVTGIDIASHSIEEALHYQQDNLHFFVHDIRLPFWINYFDYAFNFFTSFGYFKTEREHYNAIRTISQSLKPNGTLVLDYLNVHYAEDHLVHKHEEEFDGVNYYITKWFDETHFYKKIVVEDDALEAPIEYTEKVAKFSLGDFNDMFSFHNLQIQEVYGDYSFGHYDVRKSPRMLMVARKK; this is encoded by the coding sequence ATGTCGACTGGAAGTTGGTTTCAGCATTGGTTCAATTCCCCTTATTACCATCAACTTTATTTTAAGCGCGATGAAGCTGAAGCAGCCCAATTTATCCATAACCTGATCGGACTGCTTCAACCTGCGGCCGGGTCAAGGATGCTGGATGTTTGTTGTGGGAAGGGACGTCATGCGAGAACCCTTGCCAGCCATGGATTCGATGTTACAGGGATCGATATTGCCAGCCATAGCATTGAGGAAGCCCTGCACTACCAGCAGGACAACCTCCATTTCTTTGTACATGATATCCGCCTCCCCTTTTGGATCAACTACTTCGATTATGCCTTTAATTTTTTCACCAGTTTTGGGTACTTCAAAACCGAAAGGGAGCATTACAATGCCATCCGCACCATTTCCCAATCCCTGAAACCCAATGGCACACTGGTACTGGATTACCTGAATGTCCATTACGCAGAAGACCACCTGGTACATAAACACGAAGAAGAGTTTGACGGTGTCAATTATTACATCACCAAATGGTTCGACGAAACCCATTTCTACAAGAAGATAGTAGTGGAAGATGATGCACTGGAAGCCCCGATAGAATACACCGAAAAAGTGGCCAAGTTTTCCCTTGGTGATTTCAATGATATGTTCTCCTTCCACAACCTGCAGATCCAGGAAGTATATGGCGACTATTCCTTCGGGCACTATGATGTCCGGAAATCACCCAGGATGCTGATGGTGGCCAGGAAAAAATAA